CATCTTGACCCCACACCTAGGGGCATCGACTGAAGAGGCTCAAACCAATGTGGCAGTGGATGTAGCCGAACAAATTCGAGATGTCCTCTTGGGGCTACCCGCCCGTTCAGCCGTGAACATTCCCGGTTTACGTCCTGACGTATTGGAAAAACTCAAGCCTTACATGCTCTTAGCAGAGACCCTGGGCAATCTAGTCGGTCAGCTGGCTGGCGGCCGGATTGAATCGTTAGACGTCCGTCTCCAAGGAGAACTGGCTTCCAATGATAGTCAGCCGATTGTTGTTGCCGCCCTCAAAGGACTGCTATCTCCTGCCTTGAGAGAGCGTGTCAACTATGTGAACGCTGGAATTGAAGCCAAAGATCGCGGTATTCGTGTTGTAGAGACCCGCGATGCTTCAGTCCGAGACTATTCTGGGTCGATTCAACTCTCTGCCAAAGGTCCCTCTGAAACTCGCTCGGTTACAGGCGCCATCTTGGGTGAAGATGAACTACGGATTACCAACATTGATGATTTCCCCATCAATGTTGTCCCTACTCGGCACATGCTGCTGACGGTACACCGGGATATGCCAGGCATTATCGGCCAAATTGGCTCTCAGTTAGGTAGCTTCAACGTCAACATCGCCAGTATGCAGGTGGGTCGTAAGTTGGTGCGAGGTTCTGCCGTCATGGTCCTCAGCCTAGATGATCCTTTACCAGAAGGGGTGCTGTCTGAAATCACGAATGTAGAAGGGATTCGGGATGCCTATATTGTGAATTTGCAGTAATGCCTGATTCTCAAGGCAATCAAAATCAGTCGGTCACTCCTGCGACTTTACCTCCTAGCCAATGGTGGGAAATTAAAGTTGTGGGGGTGCCCCTGATAGATGATCTATTGTTTTGGCGACTACAAGAGGAAGGATGCCAAGGCACAGCGAGTCAAGTGGTCAATCAAGAGCTGACTGTTTGCGGATATCTGTCCCTGGACCGGGTCCAATCGATTGATCTGCAAAAAATTGCCACGCGCTTACATCAGGATGTTCAATCCGTGGGACATCCTGCCCCAGACATTAGCTGGCAGTTAATTACAGAGGAAGATTGGGCCCATAACTGGCGAAACTATTGGCACCCTCAAGAAGTCGGCCATCGGTTACTGATCTATCCAGCTTGGCTAGAAGTGCCAGAGCAGTGTGAACGTCTCTTGATTCGCCTCAATCCTGGAGTTGCCTTTGGCACAGGTGCTCATGCAACCACTCAGCTATGCTTACGAGCCCTAGAACAGCAGATTCAGGAACAATCTAATCCCCTCGCCATCGCTGATATTGGTTGTGGCACCGGTATTCTTTCCATTGCTGCTCTTCTTTTGGGAGCCAACAAAGCCTATGCAGTTGATCTAGATCCGCTCGCCATTGGTGCAACCCAGGCTAGCCGAAAGCTGAATGGCCTTACGTCAGACCAACTATGGGTTACGGAAGGAAGTCTTGACCAAGTGGCACAGCATCTTCAGCATCCAGTCCAAGGGTTTTGCTGCAATATTTTGGCCCATATCATTCTTGACTTAATCCCTCAATTTACTGATATCACTGGCCGGGACAGTTGGGGGATTCTTAGCGGTATTTTAGATACTCAAGCATCCATGATTATTGAGGCCCTACATGCTCATGGCTGGAAAGTTTGCGATATCCATCATGAACAAGACTGGTGCAGCTTGATCATTGAACGAAGCTGAAATACTGACACCCTTATATTTTGTCTTTAAACGCAGCTTCATCCGAGCTGCGTTTCCAATTCTTATCTATCACAGCCTGACTTAGTGGAAATTCGTGAAAAGTGGGACTAATCCTAACTATAGTTTACGAACTAAGGTGGGGCAGCTTGGAAAAATACCTATAGCTTGAGATGCCTCTTCCATTGAAAGGGTGCACTAGCAGATTCTCTTACAGAAACGATCTGGGACCTATTTGTAACTTTCCTCATAGTCTCCAGAAAACACTGTATTCACAACACTAAAAAACCAGACTGTATCGCAGCAAGAATACGGTCAACCTATCGTAGACAATCCTGACTATGCATGACGGCATAAGTTGAATTGACTTGGCAAACCACAGAATCTGATTCTACAGCTACTCTCTCTACCAATGTCTCTCCATTCAAATCACAGGTATTGCTATTACTAGTGGAGAATACAGCGATTTTCAGACACCTGATTTAGATTACTCACGATTTTTCAGATATTTATGTCTTTCTGAGCAATCAGCCACTTAGTATGGGCCTTAACCGACCTAGACAGGAAGTCTATTCCGTGCTCCCAAGCTTAGAGAATTTCGCATTATAAAAAAGCTAAGATCAATCTTTTTTATTTGAGCTAACAGAAAATATTGGTAGTTCTCTTATCTATTTCAAAAGCAGCAAACCTGATTATTAGACTGTTTTTGGTGTACAATATTGCCTCAAACTTATCTTAGAAGGAGTTTAGACCAGAAAACGAGAAAACAAGCAGAAAAGAGATAGAAACTAGTCTTTGATTGGCCTTCCAGTATAATATTTAGACTTTCTCCAGGTCAATATCTAATGAGGTAAAGATAAAAACTTTTTTTCCAATGACTCATATTTTGCTTGAATAAAGAAAGTGATTTATTTTTTTAAGCATGAAGATTAATTAAAAAACAATCAATTCTTATACTTCAAAAATCACTTATTTTACTCTCAATCAGCAATTTTTTACTTATTATCTGTGCAATTAGTCGATTTTCATAGTGATTTATTGGAACATAGAAGCCTAATATCTCTTAGATCCACTAATCATTCTCTACTTGCTTATTTAAGGTAGTTTCTGTTATTTGTCAAATAGAACACAAAACACGAATTATCAAATCCTTATTCTCTATGGCAATATTATAAGTATCATTTTAGATATTTTTCTACGAATCAATTGAGGGATAATATAGAAATGCCTAGTCACACTCTCTTAAAATTCAAAGATCTAAGCATGTAGCCCTCAACTCATAAAAATATCATCTATAAAATCTCCTGCTTGAGTTTAGTAAATTAGAACTGATGTTAATTTTGCAGCCGTATATTCAACAGGCTTTCAATAAAGTAGCAATTACAAGTAGTAAAGTTAAGAAACTCACTCTTGTTAGTTTCTTTAAACACTATATTGGCTTAACTTTATCGAACAAAAAGCTTGAGGGGAATCGACTAACATCAGTTGATGAGCTATGCCAAGAACATCCAAAGCTTATTGCCAATCTATTTGAAAACATTAACCTTGAACATCCTGGCCTAGAGGAAGTCAGAGAATATATCAATAATGGTGACTATACTCAAGCTAGCCATTCATTAATTAAATATTTCCGGAAGAAGCCGGATAAAATAGGCTGGAAGAATTTACTTCCAGAACAAAAATTTAACAAGGATTTAGATGCAGATCACATCTTAAACAATGAATTTATCTTCCAACGTATTAGTGGCATCGTTCCCCAAGACAATGACAGTTTTAACTGGTCTTATCTAGGTTCTAAAGAGGATTCTGAGTGGGCGTGGTTTTTGAACAGGCATTACCATGTTGTCGACCTTTTTCATGCTTATCTAAGAAGTGGAAACTCAGATTATGTTCAATATATTTACCTCAGTATCAGAGATTGGATATTAACTAGCATTGCAGCCCCCAATACACACTACTGGGCTCAATGGCGAGGTCGGGAAGTCGCTTGCCGTATCCTGCACTGGGCTCCCATATTTTATGGTTTGCTGGAGAGTCCAAGCTTTTCAGAAGTCGATCATCTGCTGATGCTCGCGATCTTGCCGGTACATGGCAATTTTCTGCGGCATTGCCACACCTGGGGAGCAAACTGGCTTGCTCGTGAGATGAACGGATTAGCCACTCTAGCAATATGCTGGCCTGAGTTTAAATTCTCCCAATCTTGGTTGACTTACGCCCAATTTCACATGTCCCGTGAGATCAACTTGCAAGTCTATCCGGATGGGAGTCATAAAGAATTAACGAGTCACTACCATCGAGTGACCCTGCTAGATTTCAATAATTTCGCAAAATTAATACAGCTTTCTGGCCACAACTTACCTATTTCTTTTGCCAAAACATTGGAGAGGATGTGGAACTATCTTGCATTTACGATGCGGCCAGATGGCAGTGCCCCCCTCAATAATGATTCGGATCGAGATGAGATCCAAACAGCTGTCCAGAACGAGGGAAAGCTATATAACCGCTCTGATTGGCAATATATTGCATCCAATGGACAAGAAGGAGAATGTCCTCTCTCCCCCTCTATTATCTTTCCTTGGGCAGGCCAAGTGATTATGCGGAGTAGTTGGAAAAAAGATGCCCATTGGGGATTTTTTGATGTGGGTCCCCACGGCATTAATTACCATACCCACAACGATAAATTACACCTTTCTATTGCCGCATTTGGTCGAGATCTCTTAGTAGATAGCGGACGCTATCACTACAAACGAGATCCCTTCTGGCATTATTTTAGGAACTCAGCTAGCCACAATACAATTCTCGTTGATGGTCAGAGCCAAAATCCGGACATCGGTGAAGCACTAAGTCCCGTCGAACAGCAATTTTATTCAACATCAGAGTTTGATTTTGCTTATGGCAAGTTTGATCAAGGGTATCAAGGCGTTGCAGACAAAGTCATACATTCACGATTTCTAGTCTATCTGCGCCATAAGTATTGGATTGTGATTGATCGTGTGTCTGCTAGCTCTGCTCATCAAATTCAAGCACTCTGGCACTTTCATCCTGATTGTGATGTTGAAGTTCAAGGTCCCTCTATCGTCACCACTAATGCTAATTGCGGCAATTTACGAATTGTCCCGACTGATAATCTGTCATGGGATATCGATATTGCCAAAGGTCGTATGCAACCTGTTCAAGGATGGTGGAGTAAAGAATATAACCATAAACAACCTAATCCAACAGTGATCTATTCATCCAATATTTCTACAACAGCAACGTTTGCCTGGATTTTGTGCCCTGCGCTGGGTGTTGTATCGCAACTTGATGTTCAGTATCAATCCATTTCTGAAGATCGGATACAGCTAGAAGTAAAAAATGCGTCTAATCGGATTCAGGTCTCTTTATGTCTAGATGAACAACAAATTCTAAATTCTTTGCCTACCCACCCAGAGGCCATCATTCAAGTTGAAGGCTTGCCCCCTCAAGGGTACTCTCAACATTCAGTAGGCCATATAAAATAAATCTGCTTGATGGCGGCAGGTTCTTCATTCAAACGCTTTTGAGGGCATTGCAACTTATAGACCAGAGGCATGAATTTGGTAGGATATCTCCTCTATCGGCAGGTTATTGATGTCATGGTCATCATACGTTAGTTGTAGCCGACGTTCACCTGCGTAATCTACTAATTTTCCCCCATAAAGTTCTGCTTTTGAGCCAAGGCTCTGGATATGAACTTTCCCTTGAAAAACCGTTGCCCGAGCAAGATAGATCACGAGATCATCTCTTGAAGGCCTATTAACGGTGGTGCTAGCTGTTAAGTGTGCCAGCCCTCTCTCATCCATCTCTTGGGTCAAGGCCATGGAGGTATTGCGAATCCCACGAATGGCTACGATAGCGGATGCAACAGCTAAGGTAATATCTACGCCTTCTTCTGTATAAATTTTTTGGGTGGAAAGGTACTGGAAATTTTTTTCGCCTAAGTCATCCCGAATGCGTCTATGAATCAAGTTATGGGGATGATAGTGACTTAAGGCATCTGCAATGGCTCCACAGGCTGCCCGAGGTTCCCGCCAGGGAGACTCACGGGTTTTACCATAGACTCGTTGCCCGTCTTCTCGTAATCGCCCTACATGGGTTTTGAGATCAATGGCAACTAGCACCATGGATTGAGGATTACCTGCATATAGACGACGGCGGAGGGATTCATCAATTTGATGAGCAACAGTGACATGGGCAAGGGTTGCCCCATTATCCGTCCCTCCACCTGCGGGGAAAAAAGCTTCTAGTTTCAGCTCTCCAATTTCCGATAGGGTTGCAAACCTTGAGGCGACAACGTCTCGATATCGCTTTGTCGCTTCACCTTGATGAATCCGATCACCACAATTGGTATAGGCCAAGGTTGTGACGACACTCGGTAAGCTTAAATCGGCACCGCACACGTTGATATCAGTTTTGCTAGCCGCCGCAAATTGTAGTTCATCTCGGAGTAGCTGCAGCCCATTGATCAGAGCATACCGATCACTGACAATTTCGTTGAGGTAATTGTGATAGGCATTCCTTTCCATGCCAAAATTGGCAGACAGTTGCCAAAATTTTTCTAGTCGCTTTTGAGCAAAACTCGGATCAAATGGCATAGACATCAATGGTTACTTGGCCGTAGTCACAGAAATTAAAGCACCCATATTGTTGACAAATCTGTCAATGGCTCTCCTTGTCTTAGTAGGACTTAATATCTGCATTCTATTTTGGACAGAAGCTTCCCCTGCAGTCATCATGGGAAAGGCAAAAAAAATTAGGGTTTAAGTGGGCTACTCCAGGTTTACCCGAAGGATGGGAAACCTAGGCAAGCCCCCTGAAAAGTTGGAGTGATCAATGTGATGGATAATTGTCCTTTTTGTGCGATCGCACAAGGTGATGCGCCCGTCAGCACCGTCTATGAAGATGAAGCGGTGATGGCCTTTATCCCATTACATCCGGTCTATCCGGGGGCCTGTTTGGTCATTCCTAAAGCTCATATTGACCATTTCACAGATATTCCTGATCCACTCGCGGCAAAAGTGATGGTCGCTGCCCAACAGGTGGGGCGGAGGATCATGGCCGTTTATAAACCGCTACGGATTGGCATGCTAGTACATGGCTTTACAGTAGCCCACGCTCATCTCCATCTCATTCCCCAATATGGCCCCCTAGATATTATGCATAAACACTATGCCTACTGTGAGGGTGGAGAAGCCAAATTCGGTGATAAAGATATTCCCACCCCATCTCGCCAAGAACTAGATCAGATGGCAGCATCCTTAAGACTCTGAGCTCAGGTTTAGCCACAAAAAAATCTGCTAGCTTCAAGAGCTAGCAGATTCTCAATTATCAGACAATAGGTGATGGTTTATGCAGGAGCATTACCTGTATCACGAGCAATAACAGCAGGGATATTCTCGAACTTGAAGCCCATTGCTCTCAAGGAATGGAAAAGGTGTCCTTGTAGGCAATAGAAAGCAACATAATAGGTAACGTTAGCCAACCACGCACGAGACGTGTAAAAACCTTCAGCTAAATCAGCAGTGTCTTTGAAGTAAGGGGCAATACCGAACTTAACTTCGCAAGCAGCGCCGTAGAATTCAACAGGATAAACAAAGGTGTTCACTGCACAGAAGTAGGCAGAGATGAAACCCATGATGGCAACACCACCAAGGGAAGTTCCGATCAAACCATCAGGAGTGTAGATACTGATGCGAGATCCGAGGTCTTGCTCCCACTTGAAAGGAGCAACGTTGATGTGCCAGATTCCACCAGCCATATCAAACAAACCAATGAACAGGTGACCAGAAGCTAGGTCATCAAGGTTGTCAACGAAGAAAGGATTGTATCCAGGAGTAGACCAACCATACTTAAAGACGTTAGCGATGGTAGAACCAGGAGCAGCAACTTTAACCACTTCACCAACTGTTGGATCGTAAAGACCGTGGAACTTCATCCAACCGACAAAGATCAAGGAAGCGAATCCAATGAAGAGTAAGTGGTTACCAAGGATATAACCGAGTTGCTTGGGATCATCCCATTCAAAGGAAAATCGCTCAGTATTTCCACGACCGCCATCTGATAGAGCGGAAGGACCAAGCTTGGCATGGAAGTAAGCACCTGCAAACAGCACTAAGCTAGCCACCATGTGGATAGCACCAACTTGTGTGTAAACGAAAGTGTTAGTAACAACACCACCAGGCCCAATACCAAAGCCTTCTGCAGCAAGGTGGGGAATTAAAACCAACCCTTGGTCAAACATGGGAAGGTTGGGGTCAAACACTTGATTTTCAGAAAAAGTATTAAACCCAACCCAAAACATGATCAAACCAATCTGCAGGATGTGAGCTGCTAACCATTTGCCCTGCGCGCTGGTGTCTACTAACCGGCTATTACCCTGATACCAGGGATATTCAGGAGAAGTATCGACTTTTGTTGCCATTTTCTTTATTCCAAAAGGATAATGTTTTGAGGA
The Acaryochloris marina S15 genome window above contains:
- the prmA gene encoding 50S ribosomal protein L11 methyltransferase, with the translated sequence MPDSQGNQNQSVTPATLPPSQWWEIKVVGVPLIDDLLFWRLQEEGCQGTASQVVNQELTVCGYLSLDRVQSIDLQKIATRLHQDVQSVGHPAPDISWQLITEEDWAHNWRNYWHPQEVGHRLLIYPAWLEVPEQCERLLIRLNPGVAFGTGAHATTQLCLRALEQQIQEQSNPLAIADIGCGTGILSIAALLLGANKAYAVDLDPLAIGATQASRKLNGLTSDQLWVTEGSLDQVAQHLQHPVQGFCCNILAHIILDLIPQFTDITGRDSWGILSGILDTQASMIIEALHAHGWKVCDIHHEQDWCSLIIERS
- a CDS encoding alginate lyase family protein yields the protein MLILQPYIQQAFNKVAITSSKVKKLTLVSFFKHYIGLTLSNKKLEGNRLTSVDELCQEHPKLIANLFENINLEHPGLEEVREYINNGDYTQASHSLIKYFRKKPDKIGWKNLLPEQKFNKDLDADHILNNEFIFQRISGIVPQDNDSFNWSYLGSKEDSEWAWFLNRHYHVVDLFHAYLRSGNSDYVQYIYLSIRDWILTSIAAPNTHYWAQWRGREVACRILHWAPIFYGLLESPSFSEVDHLLMLAILPVHGNFLRHCHTWGANWLAREMNGLATLAICWPEFKFSQSWLTYAQFHMSREINLQVYPDGSHKELTSHYHRVTLLDFNNFAKLIQLSGHNLPISFAKTLERMWNYLAFTMRPDGSAPLNNDSDRDEIQTAVQNEGKLYNRSDWQYIASNGQEGECPLSPSIIFPWAGQVIMRSSWKKDAHWGFFDVGPHGINYHTHNDKLHLSIAAFGRDLLVDSGRYHYKRDPFWHYFRNSASHNTILVDGQSQNPDIGEALSPVEQQFYSTSEFDFAYGKFDQGYQGVADKVIHSRFLVYLRHKYWIVIDRVSASSAHQIQALWHFHPDCDVEVQGPSIVTTNANCGNLRIVPTDNLSWDIDIAKGRMQPVQGWWSKEYNHKQPNPTVIYSSNISTTATFAWILCPALGVVSQLDVQYQSISEDRIQLEVKNASNRIQVSLCLDEQQILNSLPTHPEAIIQVEGLPPQGYSQHSVGHIK
- a CDS encoding HIT family protein translates to MDNCPFCAIAQGDAPVSTVYEDEAVMAFIPLHPVYPGACLVIPKAHIDHFTDIPDPLAAKVMVAAQQVGRRIMAVYKPLRIGMLVHGFTVAHAHLHLIPQYGPLDIMHKHYAYCEGGEAKFGDKDIPTPSRQELDQMAASLRL
- a CDS encoding chlorophyll a/b binding light-harvesting protein, encoding MATKVDTSPEYPWYQGNSRLVDTSAQGKWLAAHILQIGLIMFWVGFNTFSENQVFDPNLPMFDQGLVLIPHLAAEGFGIGPGGVVTNTFVYTQVGAIHMVASLVLFAGAYFHAKLGPSALSDGGRGNTERFSFEWDDPKQLGYILGNHLLFIGFASLIFVGWMKFHGLYDPTVGEVVKVAAPGSTIANVFKYGWSTPGYNPFFVDNLDDLASGHLFIGLFDMAGGIWHINVAPFKWEQDLGSRISIYTPDGLIGTSLGGVAIMGFISAYFCAVNTFVYPVEFYGAACEVKFGIAPYFKDTADLAEGFYTSRAWLANVTYYVAFYCLQGHLFHSLRAMGFKFENIPAVIARDTGNAPA